The nucleotide window CTGGCAGGCCGCGTTGCTTTTGGCAATTTGAATCCTAGAGACTTAATGCAGTTGAAAAGATCATTGCTCCAGGTTCCTGTGCTGAAAGATATACTGGAGAATCTCTCCCATGAGGAAGCTGCCAGGATGGCAGAAAGGCTAGATCCTTGTGAGGAAGCTGCCGATTTGCTTGAACAGGCAATCGTGGAAAATCCCCCTATCTCCGTAAAAGAGGGGAACATCATTCGTGACGGATATGACCAGCAGCTGGATCAGTATCGTGATGCCAGCCGCAATGGGAAGACATGGATTGCGATGCTTGAACGTGAAGAGCGTGAAAAGACGGGCATTAAATCGCTTAAAGTTGGCTATAACCGGGTGTTTGGCTACTATATCGAAGTGACCAGGGCGAATTTGCATTTGCTGCAGGAAGGACAGTATGAGAGAAAGCAGACTCTTTCAAATGCAGAGCGTTTCATCACTCCTGAGCTGAAGGAAAAGGAAGAATTGATCCTTGCTGCCGAGGAAAAAAGTGTCGAGCTGGAGTACCAGCTATTTACCGGCATACGCGAAACAATCAAAGAATATATTCCGAGATTGCAAGGACTTGCAAAGGCGCTCAGTGAACTGGATGTCCTGCTTGGGTTCGCAGAACTTAGTGAACAAAGGCATTATGCCAGACCTGTGTTCTCCGCTGACCGGAAAATATATTTGAAGGATGGACGCCATCCTGTAGTCGAAAAGGTGATGGACGCGCAGGAATATGTACCCAACGATTGCTATATGGATAATGAACGTGAAGTCCTGCTGATCACAGGTCCGAATATGTCTGGTAAAAGCACTTATATGCGCCAGGTTGCATTGACCGCCATCATGGCTCAAATTGGCTGCTTTGTACCTGCTGAGAAGGCTGAGCTGCCGATTTTTGACCAGGTGTTCACCCGAATCGGGGCTGCCGACGATCTCGTTTCAGGTCAAAGTACCTTCATGGTTGAAATGCTTGAGGCGAGGAACGCGATTATTAATGCTTCCAGGGACAGCCTGATTCTATTCGATGAGATTGGCCGGGGAACATCTACCTATGATGGAATGGCTCTCGCCCAGGCAATGATTGAATACATCCATGACAAAATTGGCGCAAAAACATTGTTTTCAACCCATTATCATGAATTGACTACGCTTGAAAAGGAACTGCATAAATTGAAAAATGTCCATGTCAGTGCTGTGGAGCAAAACGGCAAGGTCGTCTTCCTTCATAAAATCAGAGAAGGCGCAGCGGATAAGAGTTACGGTATCCACGTTGCCCAGCTGGCTGAATTGCCGTCAGAACTGATTGAACGTGCTGCGGAAATCCTGCAGATCCTAGAGCAGACGGACAGCCAGGTTTCAGGTGATGTGGGCTTTGAAAATGGCCTGGATACT belongs to Mesobacillus sp. AQ2 and includes:
- the mutS gene encoding DNA mismatch repair protein MutS, translated to MAAYTPMIKQYLQVKADYQDAFLFFRLGDFYEMFFEDALKASQELEITLTSREGGGEERIPMCGVPYHSAPNYIEQLINRGYKVAICEQTEDPKTAKGVVKREVVQLITPGTVMEGRGLLEKENNFIATVSVFSNNQFGFACSDLSTGESRATLINGSIDELINELSMSGAKEVVIESTLSPEIQKKLRERSILALSIEDNSEVNESFSDLFAELDNEALITTVSRLFNYLYRTQKRSLDHLQKVSVYHVQQYMKIDYFSKRNLELTETIRSTAKKGTLLWLLDETMTAMGGRMLKQWINRPLIDKTEIGRRQELVQLFVGQFFERQELREKLKDVYDLERLAGRVAFGNLNPRDLMQLKRSLLQVPVLKDILENLSHEEAARMAERLDPCEEAADLLEQAIVENPPISVKEGNIIRDGYDQQLDQYRDASRNGKTWIAMLEREEREKTGIKSLKVGYNRVFGYYIEVTRANLHLLQEGQYERKQTLSNAERFITPELKEKEELILAAEEKSVELEYQLFTGIRETIKEYIPRLQGLAKALSELDVLLGFAELSEQRHYARPVFSADRKIYLKDGRHPVVEKVMDAQEYVPNDCYMDNEREVLLITGPNMSGKSTYMRQVALTAIMAQIGCFVPAEKAELPIFDQVFTRIGAADDLVSGQSTFMVEMLEARNAIINASRDSLILFDEIGRGTSTYDGMALAQAMIEYIHDKIGAKTLFSTHYHELTTLEKELHKLKNVHVSAVEQNGKVVFLHKIREGAADKSYGIHVAQLAELPSELIERAAEILQILEQTDSQVSGDVGFENGLDTVMASTEVDQSSLQARETAAAAQLSFFDEEPGQQKTNKASKKEKQVLDQLSGLEILDMTPLQAMNILYELQKKLRK